Within Calderihabitans maritimus, the genomic segment CTGGAACGAATTTCCTGGGCCTGACGAAAGATGCCGGTCAAGGTATCTTTATCTCCGGCCGCCATAACCGCCTCAAATTGATCCAACCAATGCCGGAAATGCCTGATCATCTTTATTATTTTTTCCGCATTGGCCAGGCAAATATCCCGCCACAATTCCGGGTTGCTCCCGGCAATACGGGTTGTGTCCCGGAAACCGCCGGCGGCCAGGGTAAGAATATCCGGATATTCGTCCGCCAGCCCTCCCACCGTGTTTACCAGCGCGGCGGCAATCACATGGGGAAGGTGACTGACGGCAGCTACAATGAGGTCGTGTTCCTCGGGAGAAACCGTTTTAACCCGGGCACCGGTTTTTTCGATTAAAGCCGTCACAATTTCCAATGCCTGCCGATCGGTACGTTCCGTCGGCGTAAGAAGGTAAACGGCATTTTCAAAAAGATAACGATCGGCAGCTTCAATTCCCGCCCGTTCTGAGCCCGCCATGGGATGACCGCCTACATAGTGGATTTGCGGATAAAACAGTTCTTCTAAATTTTTTACAATGTCCACTTTAGTACTGCCTACATCAGTAACTATACTGCCGGGAGCGAGAAAAGGTTTTATCTCCCGGGCCACAGGCACAATCTGCCCGAGGGGAACGGCCAAAATGACCAGGTCAGCCCCCCGTACGCCCTGCTCCAGGTCCTGGGTTCCATGGTGAATGGATTGGGTGGCCAAACCCAGTTCCAGGCTGTTCCGGTCCCGGTCAATGCCTACCACTTGTTCTACCACATTTCCCTGCGTAAATGCCATGCCCAGAGAGCCGCCGATTAGGCCCAACCCTACTATGGCGACTTTTTCAACTCGTTTCATTTTTGTTCCCCCATGTCCCTGGGATATGAACCGAGAATCCTCAGTAAAGCCGTTTTCCGCCGCAGTCTGTCTAACACCCGGCTGAGCTTGGGGTCGGTAGCATGGCCTTCACAGTCCAGAAAAAAGAGGTACTCGCCCAGTTCCTTTTTAGTCGGCCGAGACTCTATCTTAGTCAGATTGATCTCCTCAGCGGCGAACTCCTCCAAGACCCGATAAAGCCCTCCCGGTCGGTCCTGAGGCAGGGCCAGTACCATGGAAGTTTTATCTTTTCCGGTAGGTTTTACCGGACCTCTCCCGACGGTTATAAAGCGCGTCTTATTTCCCCGGTAATCTTCTATGTTTTCGGCCAGCACTTGAAGCCCGTACAGTTCGGCGGCAAAACGAGAGCTGATGGCAGCCCAGCTATCCGGTCCCGAAGCTACTATGCGGGCAGCTTCTGCCGTACTCGCCGCCGTCCTGAGACTTACCCCCTGAAAATTTTGCCGAAGGAAGCCACGGCACTGGGCTAAAGCCTGGGGATGAGAATAAATAGCCTGGACTCGTTTCCAGTCCGTCTGTTTGCCTATCAAATGGTGGTGAACCTCTAATATTACCTCGCCTATAATGCTCAGACTTTTTTCCTCGACCAGCATATCCAGGGTGACATTAACCGTCCCTTCAATGGAATTTTCTACCGGAACTACCGCTGCATCCAATCTTTTCTCCGCTACTCCCAAAATAACTTCCGGTATGCTTTCATAAGATACTAATTCCCACCCAGCTTTGTCGGCAATCCAGCGCTGAGCAGCCTGCTGGGAAAAAGTTCCCTGCGGTCCCAGGTATCCCAGTTTCATGACCGGTCACCGGCAATTCTCCGGCCCAGAACCCGGGCTACTCCTGTTAGTTGCTCCATCATTTGGCCGAAGTCTTCCGGCGTCAAAGATTGCGGTCCGTCCGACAAGGCTTCGCTGGGATTGGGATGTACTTCCACCAAAAGCCCGTCGGCACCGGCCGCTACTGCTGCGCGGGCCATAGGAGCTACCAGCTGCCGTTTTCCTGTACCGTGACTGGGATCAACTACTACCGGCAGGTGAGACATCTGCTTAACCAGGGGAACGGAACTCAAGTCTAGAGTGTTACGGGTAGCGGTCTCAAAGGTCCGGATCCCCCTCTCACATAAAATTACATCATAGTTTCCCTCGGACATAATATATTCCGCCGCCAGGATCCATTCCTGTACGGTAGCGGAAGGCCCTCTCTTGAGAAGGACCGGTTTCCTGATTTTTCCTAATGCTTTCAAAAGAAAGAAATTCTGCATATTGCGGGCGCCTACCTGAAGCACATCGGCATATTCAGCCACCAAGGGAATGGTTTCCGGATCCATAACTTCGGTCACGATGGCCAGTCCCGTCTTTTCCCGGGCTTCCGCCAAAAGCTTAAGGCCTTCTTCTCCCAGGCCCTGGAATGAATAGGGAGAAGTTCTCGGCTTGAACGCACCTCCCCGGAGAAGGGTAGCGCCGCATTCCTTAACCTTGTAGGCCGTCTCTAGGAGTTGATCCCTGTTCTCCACCGCACAGGGCCCGGCTATAACCTGGATTTCCTCTCCGCCGATCTTGATGTCTCCTATCTGAATTACCGTATCCTCCGGTTTAAATTCCCTCCCGGCCAGTTTAAAGGGCTGAAGAATAGGAACTACCTTTTCCACTCCCGGCATCGCTTCCAGAGCACCATTCTCCAGACGGGTTTTATCTCCTATAGCTCCAATAATGGTTCGAGCCACCCCCTGAGATAGGTGTACCTTGAATCCTTTATCTTTTAACCGTTCAATCACTTTGTCAATATGTTCTTTCTTGGCATCATGCCTCATAACCACAATCATTCCCTTATCCCCCCTGATAAATATTCTGGTCAGTCGTATTTCGACCAACATCCGAACATTCCCGCCTACCGTCCGCTTTCATCTCCCTTCTTTACAGGCAGCGGGTAGGGGAGGAAAAAAACAAAAAACACTCCGGCCAGGAGTGATGACTGCTCTTCCCTGAGCTTCCCCTCCTACCGTTCTGCCGTCCTACTAGGTAATTTTTTGTTTAACGTCTACCGTTCTACCGTCCCCCAGCTTGAAATGAAGGGGTATTAAAGTCATCATACCATAGCCGTGCGGAGATTACAATAGGGTCTCAAGGGACTGCGTTTTGCGAAGCGCTTCGCTCGCGGCCAAGCGGGGTTAGCATGACGGTTTGCCCATTGAGTTAGATCTGTTGCATCAACTAACATGGTTGCCTAACACCTCCGCCGGCGTTTTCCTTCCCCGTTCTGTACGGTCAAAGTCGCTATCAAAGCTTACAATGGTAAGGTTGTATTTTTCGGCAGTTACATACTGGTAAGCATCGTCGAAATCCATGTTAAATTGTTCTATTACGCGAACGAGGTGTTGGGTATCTTCAGGCTCAAGGTGAATCAGGACAACTGCTCCGTCCATAAAAGCATCCCGGACAAAACGCAACAGTGCCTCTACCCGGTTCAGTCTGCTCAACACCACCCCGATAGAATGAAAGGCAAAATCTGTGATGAAGAGACGCTCCGATGGCATGTGGTCGAGAAAGGCTCTGACCTCTTCGGATCTTGCCTGGTCCAAAAGCCGCTCCAGCCATACGTTGGTGTCTACCAGGTACATGGGTCAGTCACCTCGCCATTCCAATGCTTTTTTCTGGAGTTCCAGCGATGTATATTGGTCACGATAATCCCGCAGCGCGCCCGCCCAATCCTGGCGCAGTTTTCTCCCAGGTTTCTGTGCCCGCCTCTCCAGCAGGAATTGCACAAAGTCCTTGACTTCCTGCTGAAGCTCAGGGGGCAACTCCTTAATCATCTCTTCCAGGGTCTTCATGCCTTCACCTCCTGTCGAAATCTAACGCCACCATCCATACCGCCTCATGCCGTCGGAAATCAATCACCTTTACGGCAATCCGCTGGTGCTCACCCGGTTTTGAAGGGGAATGAAACAGAAAATAACTGTGAGCCCAAACATGACAACCTTTGTTCAACCGGTACTTCATGGTCTTATTATACCAGGAAACCGAAGCGGAACCATAGCTCAGGGGTACCTCCAAATTTCATGGCTGATTTTTATTCCTAAAAGTTCTTCCAGGAGTCTAGTCCACTAACCTACTAGGGCCTGTTTTAAGTGGGCGGTGAAAGTTTTGACCCGCCGGAGCATTTCTACGCGACTACCAGCATATTCTTCGATGATTTTGACCACGGCACTCCCCACTATCACCGCCTCGGCATGGCAAGCAACGTGCCTCGCCTGCTCCGCCGAGGAGATACCGAAACCTACCGCTACCGGCAGAGAAGTGTACTGGCGCACCATCCGGGTAAGCTGCTCCAGACCCGGCGGAAGTTGGCGACGCATACCGGTTACTCCGGTAAGGGAAACGCAATATATAAAGCCGTCCGCCTGTTCGACAATCTTCTTAACCCGTTCAGGGTAAGTAGTGGGAGCCACCAGGGGAATATAGGCCAGGCCGGCCCTGCGTGCCGGTTGATAAAGCTCGGCCCCTTCGTCTACCGGCAGGTCGGGGACAATCACCCCGTCTGCGCCGGCATTGGAAGCGTCCCGGACAAAGGCTTCCACCCCGTATTTCAATATGGGGTTGAAATATCCCATTAACACCAAGGGGATCTGACTGCAACGGCGAATATCTTCCACCAGATGAAGTATCTTAACCACACTCGTACCTGAATTCAATGCCCGTTGGGAGGCCCGCTGGATGACCGGTCCGTCGGCCAGTGGGTCGGAAAAGGGAATGCCCAGTTCTACAATGTCGGTTCCGCCTTCCTCCAGGGCCAACACCAGTTCCGCGGTAGTCTCCAGGTCCGGGTCGCCGGAACATATGTAAGTAATCAGGCCTTTGGCCCCTTCGGCCTGCAGTTGGGAAAACTTCTGCCGGATTCTAGCGGACATTTCCTTCACCTCCCCCCAGTTGCATAACGGTAGCCAGGTCTTTATCTCCCCTGCCGGACAGGTTAACGACTACTATATCCTCGGGGGAAAGTTCAGGCGCCTTTTTCACGACCCAGGCCAGGGCATGGGCGCTCTCCAGAGCCGGAAGAATACCTTCCGTCCGGGTTAAAAGGTGGAAGGCTTCCAGAGCCTCCTCATCGGTTACAGCGACGTAATCTACCCTTCCTGTTTCTTTCAGGTAACTGTGTTCCGGTCCCACCCCCGGGTAGTCCAGCCCGGCGGATACGGAGTGGGCGTTAAGGATCTGCCCGTCTTCGTTCTGCAGGACATAGGTATAAGAACCGTGAAGAACACCGGGGGACCCAGCCGTAAGAGTGGCGGCATGCCGTCCGCTTTCCAGACCTTCCCCGGCCGCTTCTACTCCCACCAGCTTTACTTCTCGGTCTTCGAGAAAGGAATTGAAGATGCCGATGGCGTTGCTACCGCCCCCTACGCAGGCCACTACGTAATCAGGCAATCTTCTCTCCAGTTCCCAAAGCTGTTTTTTTGTTTCCTCTCCAATAATGGACTGGAAATCTCTAACCATCATGGGGTAGGGGTGGGGACCTCCTACCGAACCCAATACATAGTAGGTGTTATTAACATTGGTCACCCAATCCCGAATGGCTTCGTTCATGGCATCTTTAAGCGTCCGGCTTCCGCTGGTTACCGGGATGACCCGGGCTCCTAAAAGTTTCATGCGGGATACATTCACCGCCTGTCGCTCTATATCTACTTCTCCCATGTAAATGTCACATTCCAGGTTAAAGAGAGCAGCCGCCGTTGCCGTTGCCACCCCATGCTGTCCGGCTCCGGTCTCCGCAATAACCCTTTTTTTGCCCATAGTGCGGGCCAGTAGAACCTGGCCAATGGTGTTGTTGATTTTATGGGCTCCCGTGTGGTTTAGATCTTCCCGCTTTAAATAAATTCGGGCGCCGCCCAAATGTCCGGTCAGACGCTGGGCGTAATAAAGCGGGCTGGGACGCCCTACGTAATATTTTAAATAATATCTTAATTCCCCTTTAAATTTAGGGTCATCTTTAACCTTCAGATATGCGGCCGTGAGTTCCTCTACCGCCGGCATTAAAGTTTCCGGCAGAAACCTTCCCCCGAAGCGCCCGAAATATCCTTTCTCGTCAGGTAATCCTGTCACTCTCAAAAGCCCTCCTTACTGCCGCCATAAACTCAGCTATTTTACGCGCATCTTTCTTCCCGTCCGTTTCCACACCACTGCTGACATCCACCGCATATGGCTTGACCCGGGCAATGGCTTCCCCCACATTATCGGGGTTGAGGCCGCCCGCCAAGATAATGGGCCTGCCCAGCTTCCGGGCTTCTGCGGCAATTTCCCAATCAAAGGTCTGCCCCGTTCCTCCCCGCTTACCGGGGACGTAAGCATCCAGTAAGTAGGCGTCAACCTGGTACCGGGACATATCTTCCAAGACTGAACGGTCCTTTACGGAAAAAGCTTTGATTACCTGCTGGCTGTAGCCCCGGCAGTATTCCGGGGATTCCTCTCCATGAAATTGAAGCACGTCCAGCCGGCAGAAAGTTGCTATTTCCTGCACTGCATAGCGTTTCTCATTGACAAAAACCCCTACCCGGGTAACAAAAGGAGGCAGGCGGCAGATGATCTCCCGGGCCTTTTCCGGATTAATATACCGCCGGCTGGGAGCAAAGACAAAACCTAAAGCATGAGCCCCCTGATCCAAAGCTACCCGGGCCTCCTCCCATTCAGTAATGCCACAAATTTTAACCCGAACGGTCATGGTCCACCTCTTCTAAATTATGGCCTAGAAATTCTGCCATCTTCTTTTCTACATTTTCGCTCATCATCAAGCTTTCTCCTATCAAAAAGGCGTTAACTCCGTGATTTTTTAAAAATTCAATGTCCCGCCGCGTTCTAATGCCGCTTTCACTGACCAAAATCCTATCCGGCGGAACCAATCCAGCTAGCTCTACGGTAACCTTTAAGTCGGTCGTGAAAGTATTAAGGTCGCGGTTGTTAATGCCTATAACTCGAGCCGGAGTGTCTAATACCATTTCCAGTTCCTCCCGGGTATGTATTTCCACCAGGCAGGTTAATTGCATTTTCCGGGCCAGTTGTAACAGTTCTTCCAGCAGGTCCCTGGTCATGGCCGCAGCTATGAGAAGTATGGCATCAGCTCCATGAGCCCTGGATTCCACCACCTGGTAAGGATCAATGATGAAGTCCTTCCGGAGGAGAGGAAGGGAAA encodes:
- a CDS encoding prephenate dehydrogenase, encoding MKRVEKVAIVGLGLIGGSLGMAFTQGNVVEQVVGIDRDRNSLELGLATQSIHHGTQDLEQGVRGADLVILAVPLGQIVPVAREIKPFLAPGSIVTDVGSTKVDIVKNLEELFYPQIHYVGGHPMAGSERAGIEAADRYLFENAVYLLTPTERTDRQALEIVTALIEKTGARVKTVSPEEHDLIVAAVSHLPHVIAAALVNTVGGLADEYPDILTLAAGGFRDTTRIAGSNPELWRDICLANAEKIIKMIRHFRHWLDQFEAVMAAGDKDTLTGIFRQAQEIRS
- the pheA gene encoding prephenate dehydratase encodes the protein MKLGYLGPQGTFSQQAAQRWIADKAGWELVSYESIPEVILGVAEKRLDAAVVPVENSIEGTVNVTLDMLVEEKSLSIIGEVILEVHHHLIGKQTDWKRVQAIYSHPQALAQCRGFLRQNFQGVSLRTAASTAEAARIVASGPDSWAAISSRFAAELYGLQVLAENIEDYRGNKTRFITVGRGPVKPTGKDKTSMVLALPQDRPGGLYRVLEEFAAEEINLTKIESRPTKKELGEYLFFLDCEGHATDPKLSRVLDRLRRKTALLRILGSYPRDMGEQK
- the aroF gene encoding 3-deoxy-7-phosphoheptulonate synthase, with the protein product MIVVMRHDAKKEHIDKVIERLKDKGFKVHLSQGVARTIIGAIGDKTRLENGALEAMPGVEKVVPILQPFKLAGREFKPEDTVIQIGDIKIGGEEIQVIAGPCAVENRDQLLETAYKVKECGATLLRGGAFKPRTSPYSFQGLGEEGLKLLAEAREKTGLAIVTEVMDPETIPLVAEYADVLQVGARNMQNFFLLKALGKIRKPVLLKRGPSATVQEWILAAEYIMSEGNYDVILCERGIRTFETATRNTLDLSSVPLVKQMSHLPVVVDPSHGTGKRQLVAPMARAAVAAGADGLLVEVHPNPSEALSDGPQSLTPEDFGQMMEQLTGVARVLGRRIAGDRS
- a CDS encoding type II toxin-antitoxin system VapC family toxin, giving the protein MYLVDTNVWLERLLDQARSEEVRAFLDHMPSERLFITDFAFHSIGVVLSRLNRVEALLRFVRDAFMDGAVVLIHLEPEDTQHLVRVIEQFNMDFDDAYQYVTAEKYNLTIVSFDSDFDRTERGRKTPAEVLGNHVS
- a CDS encoding DUF2281 domain-containing protein → MKTLEEMIKELPPELQQEVKDFVQFLLERRAQKPGRKLRQDWAGALRDYRDQYTSLELQKKALEWRGD
- the trpA gene encoding tryptophan synthase subunit alpha; amino-acid sequence: MSARIRQKFSQLQAEGAKGLITYICSGDPDLETTAELVLALEEGGTDIVELGIPFSDPLADGPVIQRASQRALNSGTSVVKILHLVEDIRRCSQIPLVLMGYFNPILKYGVEAFVRDASNAGADGVIVPDLPVDEGAELYQPARRAGLAYIPLVAPTTYPERVKKIVEQADGFIYCVSLTGVTGMRRQLPPGLEQLTRMVRQYTSLPVAVGFGISSAEQARHVACHAEAVIVGSAVVKIIEEYAGSRVEMLRRVKTFTAHLKQALVG
- the trpB gene encoding tryptophan synthase subunit beta, coding for MTGLPDEKGYFGRFGGRFLPETLMPAVEELTAAYLKVKDDPKFKGELRYYLKYYVGRPSPLYYAQRLTGHLGGARIYLKREDLNHTGAHKINNTIGQVLLARTMGKKRVIAETGAGQHGVATATAAALFNLECDIYMGEVDIERQAVNVSRMKLLGARVIPVTSGSRTLKDAMNEAIRDWVTNVNNTYYVLGSVGGPHPYPMMVRDFQSIIGEETKKQLWELERRLPDYVVACVGGGSNAIGIFNSFLEDREVKLVGVEAAGEGLESGRHAATLTAGSPGVLHGSYTYVLQNEDGQILNAHSVSAGLDYPGVGPEHSYLKETGRVDYVAVTDEEALEAFHLLTRTEGILPALESAHALAWVVKKAPELSPEDIVVVNLSGRGDKDLATVMQLGGGEGNVR
- a CDS encoding phosphoribosylanthranilate isomerase: MTVRVKICGITEWEEARVALDQGAHALGFVFAPSRRYINPEKAREIICRLPPFVTRVGVFVNEKRYAVQEIATFCRLDVLQFHGEESPEYCRGYSQQVIKAFSVKDRSVLEDMSRYQVDAYLLDAYVPGKRGGTGQTFDWEIAAEARKLGRPIILAGGLNPDNVGEAIARVKPYAVDVSSGVETDGKKDARKIAEFMAAVRRAFESDRIT
- the trpC gene encoding indole-3-glycerol phosphate synthase TrpC, which translates into the protein MILQRILVDKKEEIKNRRRKVPLHLLEERIQGLPPTRDLVAALQAPGIRIIAELKKASPSRGVIRPNFDPAAIARIYERGGAAAISVLTDQKYFQGDLSFLSRVKEVVSLPLLRKDFIIDPYQVVESRAHGADAILLIAAAMTRDLLEELLQLARKMQLTCLVEIHTREELEMVLDTPARVIGINNRDLNTFTTDLKVTVELAGLVPPDRILVSESGIRTRRDIEFLKNHGVNAFLIGESLMMSENVEKKMAEFLGHNLEEVDHDRSG